DNA sequence from the Acidimicrobiales bacterium genome:
TGCGGATCTCCTCGATGTGGTCGCGGATGTCCTCGACCGAGGGGTGCGTGCCCTTGCCCGCGAACCAGCCCGGCGTCTGGGCGATGAACGAACGGGCGTACTGGCCGCCACCGGCCGAGTAGATCTCGTGGGTCACGTCGCAGTTGCGCGACACGAGGTACAGCGAGATCGGCATGACCAGCTCGGGGTCGAGGGCGTCGGCCATGGGGCCGAGCAGGTCCTCGGTCAGCCGCGAGCGGGCGATGGGCGCGATCACGTTGGAGGTGATGTCGTACTTGGCGCCTTCGACGGCGAGCACGTTCGACAGGCCGAGCAGGCCGGTCTTGGCCGCCGCGTAGGTGGACTGGCCGAAGTTGCCCCACAGGCCGGCCGACGACGAGGTGAACAGCAACCGGCCGTAGCCCTTCTCCCGCATGATGCGAAAGGCGGGCTGGGTGACGAAGAAGGCGCCCCGCAGGTGGACGTCGAGCATCTTCTCGAGGTCCTCGAACGAGATGTTCACAAAGCTCTTGTCGAGCACGTAGCCCGCGTTGTTGATCACGATGTCGACGGTGCCGAAGGCGTCGACGGCCCGCTGCACGATCGCTGCGCCGCCCGCGGCGTCGGCCACCGAGTCGTAGCTGGCGACGGCTTCGCCGCCCGCGTCGACGATGGCCTGCACGGTGGCGTCGGCGGCAACCGACTGGGCGCCGGTGCCGTCAGGGTTGATGCCCAGGTCGTTGACGACGACCTTGGCGCCGCGGCGCGCGAGCTCGAGCGCGTAGGTGCGGCCCAGCCCGTTGCCTGCGCCGGTGACGACGGCCACCTGGCCGTCGAAGGTGATGGGGTCCACGAAGATGCTCCTGTTCGGTGAGGTCGGTTGAGAAAGGTCAGGCGGGGAGCACGAAGGTCGCTGTGGCGGTGATGGCCACGCCGCCGGTCTGGCGGCGGCACTCCAGCTCCACGTCCACGCGGCGGCCTTCGGCGGTGTCCTCCACGGCCGAGACGGTGCCCGCGCACGTGAGCTCGTCGCCCGGCCACACCTGCTCGCGGAAGCGCGCCGCGAAACGGCGGACGTTCTCGGCGCCGAGCCAGTCGGCGGCGAAGCCGGCCAGCAGGCCCGCCTGGTACATGCCGATGGAGAACACGGTCGGGTAGCCCGCCTTCTCGGCGAACTCCTGGTCGTGGTGCAGCGGTGTGAAGTCGCCGGAGGCCCCGGCGTAGCGCACGATGTCGGTGCGGGTCAGGGGCGGGTAGGTGCGCTCCTCGGCCTGGGCGCCGACGGTGAGGGACTGCGGTGCGATGACGGACATGTCAGCTCTCCGAGGGGGGACGGCTGGTCTCGACCAGCGTGCTGCGCTGCTCGGCGACGAGGTCGCCTGCGGCGTTGCGGAACTCGCGGACGAGGGTGGCGAAGCGCATGGTGCCGCCCCGCTTGCCCTCCTTCTCCCAGCGGTCACCCAGCCGGGCCGACACGGCGAGCGTCTCGCCCGCCCGGGGCAACGGGCCGAAGAACAGGTACTCCTCCTCGCCGTGGAGGATGCGGCGCATGTCGAAGGAGAGCTCCTCGGTCGGGAACTCGCCCGGGGGCTCCCACGACATGGCTGCAGTGGTCAGGAAGGTGGGCGGGATGACCGCATCCGGCCCCTGGTACGCGGGGTTCGTGGCCTTGGTGGCGATGGCGAACTCCCGGATCTTCCCGCGTTCGATCGGTATCTCGTACATAAAGCTCCTCAGGCTCGACCACGTGAGTGTGACGATGCCGCCGCGCCCTGCACAGTCGGGCAATCCCTGGAGATACGCGCCGCAGGCGGGGGCTCAGCGGTTGCGGAAGGCGGGCCGGCGCTTCTCGACGAAGGCGCCCAACGCCTCGCGGGCGTCCTCGGTCATCACGCAGACCATCTGGGTGCGGTTCTCCAGCTCGATGGCGGACTGCAGGCTGGGCGCGTCGAGGTTGGCCCACATCACCTGCTTGGTCATGCGGATGGCGAAGGGCGAGTTGCGCACGATGTCGCGGGCGATGCGCACCGCGGCCTCGACCACCTCGCCGTCGGGCACGACGTCGAGCACCAAGCGGTTGCGCAGCGCCTCCTGGGCGGCCACCAGCCGGCCGGTCATCATCATCTCGAAGGCGAGGGTGGGGCCGACCACGCGCGGCAGCAGGTAGCTCATGCCCACGTCGCAGCCGGAGATGCCCAGGCGCACGAAGGCACAGTTGAACCGCGCCGATTCGCTGCACACCCGGGTGTCGGCGGCCAGGGCGATGGCCAAGCCGCCCCCGGCGGCCACGCCGTTGACGGCGGCGATGACCGGGTGCGGCGTCTCCTTGATGCGCACGATGAGCCTGGCGTAGGCGTTCTGTACCTCGTAGCCCGCGGGGATCGACAGCGACTCGGTGTCGCCCGCCATCTCGGCGAGGTCGTGGCCCGAGCTGAAGCCGCGCCCTTCGCCGGTGAGCACGATGGCCCGCACGGTGACGTCGCGCCCCAGTTCCTCGAGCACGTCGCCGAGCTCGTCGACGAACCGCGCCGTCATCGAGTTCAACGTCTTGGGCACCGAGAAGGTGACGACGACGACGCCGTCCTCGTCGCGCTCGACGCGCATGGCCTCGGTCTCCACGTGGGCTCCTCTCAGCGGGGCGCGTCGCGCCCGGCGGTGATGCGGTCGGTGCGGGGCTCGCCGGGCAGCCCCAGGACGCGCTCGCCGATGATGTTGCGCTGGACCTCGTCGGTCCCTCCGGCCACCCGGTAGCCGGCGATGCCCAGGACGAGCTCCGACCAGGCGTAGGTGCCCCACTCCCCGGCGTCGGCCACCAGGCGAGGGCCCAGCAGCGACGAGGCCACGTCGGCGTAGAGGCGTATCGCTTCGGTCCAGCTCAGCTTGGCGATCGAGCCTTCCGGCCCCGGCGTCTCCCCGGCGTTGAGCTTCGCCGTGGCCCGCCGGG
Encoded proteins:
- a CDS encoding SDR family NAD(P)-dependent oxidoreductase; translation: MDPITFDGQVAVVTGAGNGLGRTYALELARRGAKVVVNDLGINPDGTGAQSVAADATVQAIVDAGGEAVASYDSVADAAGGAAIVQRAVDAFGTVDIVINNAGYVLDKSFVNISFEDLEKMLDVHLRGAFFVTQPAFRIMREKGYGRLLFTSSSAGLWGNFGQSTYAAAKTGLLGLSNVLAVEGAKYDITSNVIAPIARSRLTEDLLGPMADALDPELVMPISLYLVSRNCDVTHEIYSAGGGQYARSFIAQTPGWFAGKGTHPSVEDIRDHIEEIRNEAGYIVPSDISAESMALLAKLT
- a CDS encoding MaoC/PaaZ C-terminal domain-containing protein, giving the protein MSVIAPQSLTVGAQAEERTYPPLTRTDIVRYAGASGDFTPLHHDQEFAEKAGYPTVFSIGMYQAGLLAGFAADWLGAENVRRFAARFREQVWPGDELTCAGTVSAVEDTAEGRRVDVELECRRQTGGVAITATATFVLPA
- a CDS encoding MaoC family dehydratase N-terminal domain-containing protein, whose amino-acid sequence is MYEIPIERGKIREFAIATKATNPAYQGPDAVIPPTFLTTAAMSWEPPGEFPTEELSFDMRRILHGEEEYLFFGPLPRAGETLAVSARLGDRWEKEGKRGGTMRFATLVREFRNAAGDLVAEQRSTLVETSRPPSES
- a CDS encoding enoyl-CoA hydratase-related protein, producing the protein METEAMRVERDEDGVVVVTFSVPKTLNSMTARFVDELGDVLEELGRDVTVRAIVLTGEGRGFSSGHDLAEMAGDTESLSIPAGYEVQNAYARLIVRIKETPHPVIAAVNGVAAGGGLAIALAADTRVCSESARFNCAFVRLGISGCDVGMSYLLPRVVGPTLAFEMMMTGRLVAAQEALRNRLVLDVVPDGEVVEAAVRIARDIVRNSPFAIRMTKQVMWANLDAPSLQSAIELENRTQMVCVMTEDAREALGAFVEKRRPAFRNR